The following are encoded in a window of Collinsella aerofaciens genomic DNA:
- a CDS encoding N-acetylmuramoyl-L-alanine amidase, with translation MAAAYAASNVPSADAAVDAATADDGGAASRDAGSVDVDAADDSSPATNVDESADEDFGVDVYENHQQAEPVDSSFQYVYLAYPSLPSGTDQVVAFATPDDGDILASATLNYVSANGVQGTTVASESAGNSAAFVFGSTLKSNTYFLTSITYVLQDDGTEHVVDLTDRDYSFTIIDSSMNSESTSVYYADGDGNAVEAQSIQQALECADSPDGISTYAERSARNVGVIALDAGHGGVDSGAQGNGKSEADLTWKIMTACKNKLEAYGFKIVLAREQSGYYPSNDYLYRVQRCIDQGAQAFVSFHINSGSSGAHGAEVYAPTANGTDYTQVSVELANKVMNNLAAMGLTYRGVFQMEVGDEFAVIRCAREQGIPGILIEHGFISNYGDVANYFSDDGCRRLGEADAAAIIAQFPHPYSVNGISFSEELGHAGSTVKIGVNVSGKTDGLRYKFVWHRAGSDWSDSNWGVIGQDLTSPSISWTLPQAGEYEIYADVIDSNGYVTSTSKYKVVNWSLESLEVSGSALCGKPVKLQAKVSGDASGLKYKFVWEKGGWAKWGVAQQPSASSSCEWTPTEPGEYTVYLDVIDGSAERHLTRKVTVGERYSVESLEVSGSALCGKPVKLQAKVSGDASGLKYKFVWEKGGWAKWGVAQQPSASSSCEWTPTEPGEYTVYLDVIDGSAERHLTRKVTVGERYSVESLEVSGSALCGKPVKLQAKVSGDASGLKYKFVWEKGGWAKWGVAQQPSASSSCEWTPTEPGEYTVYLDVIDGSAERHLTRKVTVGERYSVESLEVSGSALCGKPVKLQAKVSGDASGLKYKFVWEKGGWAKWGVAQQPSASSSCEWTPTEPGEYTVYLDVIDGSAERHLTRKVTVGERYSVESLEVSGSALCGKPVKLQAKVSGDASGLKYKFVWEKGGWAKWGVAQQPSASSSCEWTPTEPGEYTVYLDVIDGSAERHLTRKVTVGERYSVESLEVSGSALCGKPVKLQAKVSGDASGLKYKFVWEKGGWAKWGVAQQPSASSSCEWTPTEPGEYTVYLDVIDGSAERHLTRKVTVGERYSVESLEVSGSALCGKPVKLQAKVSGDASGLKYKFVWEKGGWAKWGVAQQPSASSSCEWTPTEPGEYTVYLDVIDGSAERHLTRKVTVEGTPIMGSLQTSVDAMVNLYESTGHTYPSDAFVSKGAPTIRDFCSLIVEAAVSEGVRPEVVFAQAMLETGWLQFGGSVKPNQCNFAGLGAVNQQSGGARFDDVYQGLLAQVQHLKGYATGAALNNTCVDPRYEVLQSKGFLGVAPYLEDLNGRWAVPGDTYGQNIARIISLIG, from the coding sequence GTGGCTGCTGCCTACGCTGCGAGCAATGTCCCGTCTGCGGACGCTGCCGTGGACGCTGCTACTGCAGACGATGGTGGCGCGGCCTCGCGTGATGCGGGTTCTGTCGATGTCGACGCTGCTGATGATTCATCGCCGGCAACGAACGTTGACGAATCGGCTGATGAGGATTTTGGCGTTGATGTATATGAGAACCATCAGCAGGCTGAACCGGTCGATTCCTCTTTCCAATATGTATATCTTGCCTACCCGAGCCTTCCCAGCGGGACTGATCAAGTTGTCGCCTTTGCTACTCCCGATGACGGCGACATCCTTGCTTCCGCAACGCTTAACTATGTAAGTGCCAATGGAGTACAGGGAACCACGGTTGCATCTGAATCCGCTGGTAATTCGGCTGCTTTTGTATTCGGCTCGACGTTGAAATCCAATACTTACTTTCTGACTTCGATAACCTATGTTTTGCAGGATGATGGCACTGAACATGTAGTGGATCTCACTGACAGGGATTATTCGTTTACGATTATCGATAGCTCCATGAATTCTGAGAGCACTTCTGTTTACTATGCGGACGGCGATGGCAATGCCGTTGAAGCCCAGTCGATTCAGCAGGCATTGGAATGCGCCGATTCGCCCGATGGCATTTCCACCTATGCTGAGCGCTCCGCGCGTAATGTGGGGGTTATTGCACTTGACGCGGGACATGGCGGGGTGGATTCTGGCGCTCAGGGTAATGGCAAGAGTGAAGCCGATCTTACCTGGAAGATCATGACAGCCTGCAAAAATAAACTTGAAGCTTACGGCTTTAAGATCGTTCTTGCGCGCGAGCAGTCTGGCTACTATCCCAGCAATGATTATCTTTATCGCGTACAGCGCTGCATTGATCAGGGCGCGCAGGCCTTTGTTAGCTTTCACATCAACTCTGGGTCTTCTGGAGCTCACGGCGCAGAAGTTTATGCTCCTACCGCAAATGGCACCGACTACACGCAGGTCTCTGTTGAGCTTGCCAACAAGGTTATGAACAACCTTGCTGCTATGGGACTAACATACCGCGGCGTATTTCAAATGGAGGTAGGCGACGAGTTCGCCGTTATCCGCTGCGCTCGCGAGCAGGGAATTCCAGGTATTCTTATCGAGCATGGTTTCATTTCGAATTACGGTGATGTGGCCAACTATTTCTCGGACGATGGTTGCCGTCGTCTGGGAGAGGCTGACGCTGCTGCTATCATCGCGCAGTTCCCGCATCCCTACTCCGTCAATGGAATTTCCTTCTCGGAAGAACTGGGACATGCGGGGTCAACGGTAAAAATCGGTGTAAATGTTAGCGGCAAGACTGATGGCCTTAGATATAAGTTTGTTTGGCATAGGGCTGGGTCTGATTGGAGTGATTCCAATTGGGGTGTAATCGGTCAAGACTTAACTTCGCCGTCGATTTCTTGGACCCTGCCCCAGGCTGGTGAATATGAGATCTATGCTGATGTCATTGACTCCAATGGGTATGTGACTAGCACTTCTAAATACAAAGTTGTTAATTGGTCTCTTGAGTCGCTCGAAGTCTCGGGCTCCGCCCTCTGCGGCAAGCCGGTCAAGCTGCAGGCCAAGGTGTCCGGCGACGCCTCCGGCCTCAAGTACAAGTTCGTCTGGGAGAAGGGCGGCTGGGCCAAGTGGGGCGTCGCCCAGCAGCCCTCCGCTTCCTCCTCCTGCGAGTGGACCCCGACCGAGCCGGGCGAGTACACCGTCTACCTCGACGTGATCGACGGCTCCGCCGAGAGGCACCTGACCCGCAAGGTCACGGTCGGCGAGCGCTACTCCGTCGAGTCGCTCGAAGTCTCGGGCTCCGCCCTCTGCGGCAAGCCGGTCAAGCTGCAGGCCAAGGTGTCCGGCGACGCCTCCGGCCTCAAGTACAAGTTCGTCTGGGAGAAGGGCGGCTGGGCCAAGTGGGGCGTCGCCCAGCAGCCCTCCGCTTCCTCCTCCTGCGAGTGGACCCCGACCGAGCCGGGCGAGTACACCGTCTACCTCGACGTGATCGACGGCTCCGCCGAGAGGCACCTGACCCGCAAGGTCACGGTCGGCGAGCGCTACTCCGTCGAGTCGCTCGAAGTCTCGGGCTCCGCCCTCTGCGGCAAGCCGGTCAAGCTGCAGGCCAAGGTGTCCGGCGACGCCTCCGGCCTCAAGTACAAGTTCGTCTGGGAGAAGGGCGGCTGGGCCAAGTGGGGCGTCGCCCAGCAGCCCTCCGCTTCCTCCTCCTGCGAGTGGACCCCGACCGAGCCGGGCGAGTACACCGTCTACCTCGACGTGATCGACGGCTCCGCCGAGAGGCACCTGACCCGCAAGGTCACGGTCGGCGAGCGCTACTCCGTCGAGTCGCTCGAAGTCTCGGGCTCCGCCCTCTGCGGCAAGCCGGTCAAGCTGCAGGCCAAGGTGTCCGGCGACGCCTCCGGCCTCAAGTACAAGTTCGTCTGGGAGAAGGGCGGCTGGGCCAAGTGGGGCGTCGCCCAGCAGCCCTCCGCTTCCTCCTCCTGCGAGTGGACCCCGACCGAGCCGGGCGAGTACACCGTCTACCTCGACGTGATCGACGGCTCCGCCGAGAGGCACCTGACCCGCAAGGTCACGGTCGGCGAGCGCTACTCCGTCGAGTCGCTCGAAGTCTCGGGCTCCGCCCTCTGCGGCAAGCCGGTCAAGCTGCAGGCCAAGGTGTCCGGCGACGCCTCCGGCCTCAAGTACAAGTTCGTCTGGGAGAAGGGCGGCTGGGCCAAGTGGGGCGTCGCCCAGCAGCCCTCCGCTTCCTCCTCCTGCGAGTGGACCCCGACCGAGCCGGGCGAGTACACCGTCTACCTCGACGTGATCGACGGCTCCGCCGAGAGGCACCTGACCCGCAAGGTCACGGTCGGCGAGCGCTACTCCGTCGAGTCGCTCGAAGTCTCGGGCTCCGCCCTCTGCGGCAAGCCGGTCAAGCTGCAGGCCAAGGTGTCCGGCGACGCCTCCGGCCTCAAGTACAAGTTCGTCTGGGAGAAGGGCGGCTGGGCCAAGTGGGGCGTCGCCCAGCAGCCCTCCGCTTCCTCCTCCTGCGAGTGGACCCCGACCGAGCCGGGCGAGTACACCGTCTACCTCGACGTGATCGACGGCTCCGCCGAGAGGCACCTGACCCGCAAGGTCACGGTCGGCGAGCGCTACTCCGTCGAGTCGCTCGAAGTCTCGGGCTCCGCCCTCTGCGGCAAGCCGGTCAAGCTGCAGGCCAAGGTGTCCGGCGACGCCTCCGGCCTCAAGTACAAGTTCGTCTGGGAGAAGGGCGGCTGGGCCAAGTGGGGCGTCGCCCAGCAGCCCTCCGCTTCCTCCTCCTGCGAGTGGACCCCGACCGAGCCGGGCGAGTACACCGTCTACCTCGACGTGATCGACGGCTCCGCCGAGAGGCACCTGACCCGCAAGGTCACGGTGGAGGGTACTCCAATTATGGGAAGTCTGCAGACTTCAGTTGATGCTATGGTGAACTTATATGAATCAACAGGACATACATATCCCTCAGACGCATTTGTTTCAAAGGGAGCACCTACTATTCGTGATTTTTGTTCATTAATTGTCGAAGCCGCTGTTTCTGAAGGGGTTCGCCCGGAAGTTGTTTTTGCTCAGGCCATGCTTGAGACTGGATGGTTGCAATTTGGAGGTTCCGTAAAGCCGAATCAGTGCAATTTCGCCGGACTGGGCGCCGTCAATCAACAATCGGGAGGCGCTAGATTTGACGATGTATATCAGGGCTTGCTTGCCCAAGTCCAGCATCTTAAAGGATATGCTACTGGTGCGGCGTTGAATAACACTTGTGTGGATCCTCGATATGAAGTCCTTCAGTCTAAGGGTTTTCTCGGAGTTGCGCCATATTTGGAAGATTTAAATGGCCGCTGGGCTGTTCCGGGTGACACGTATGGTCAGAATATTGCGCGCATTATTTCTTTAATTGGCTAA